From Fibrobacter sp., a single genomic window includes:
- a CDS encoding PorT family protein encodes MKIGMYGIKLVSAGLLSLLFCTNALAESKNTGIRVGGHAAIGYNTVWGVDEQLSISKLEQTEVTTKTVTSTYLDGINNLSDIGFNAGLAVLFPFTESIGLSADLLFAYRSYSADLTLVSSKKTFMRDLVNDKWNKMDLVEDRQPLGEASITQINIDVPLMCRYTLPENGFAEIGPQLTFNVSTSTDGSLNEEANGFVMGLTIGGGYPIELGSGTLEIDVHVLFGFMAIQSNNDFEPRNMSFNVGATYWFI; translated from the coding sequence ATGAAAATCGGAATGTACGGGATAAAGTTGGTTTCCGCAGGACTTCTTTCGCTCCTGTTTTGCACAAACGCCCTGGCAGAAAGCAAGAATACGGGCATTCGAGTCGGTGGACACGCCGCCATTGGCTACAACACTGTATGGGGTGTAGACGAACAGCTTTCCATATCCAAGCTGGAGCAAACCGAAGTTACAACCAAGACTGTAACCAGCACCTACCTGGACGGCATCAACAATTTGTCGGACATCGGTTTCAATGCAGGCCTTGCAGTGCTGTTCCCCTTCACCGAATCTATCGGTCTCAGCGCTGATTTGCTTTTCGCCTACCGTAGCTACTCTGCCGACCTGACCCTGGTTTCTTCCAAGAAGACCTTCATGAGGGATCTGGTAAACGACAAGTGGAATAAGATGGACCTTGTTGAAGACAGACAGCCTCTTGGTGAAGCCTCCATTACCCAGATTAACATCGATGTTCCCCTGATGTGCCGCTACACCTTGCCCGAAAACGGCTTTGCTGAAATCGGACCGCAGCTGACCTTTAACGTAAGTACCTCAACAGACGGATCTCTCAACGAAGAAGCCAACGGTTTTGTGATGGGGCTCACCATCGGTGGCGGTTATCCTATTGAACTTGGTTCCGGAACCTTGGAAATTGACGTTCATGTTCTGTTCGGCTTCATGGCAATCCAGAGCAACAACGACTTTGAACCCCGTAACATGAGCTTCAATGTAGGCGCCACCTACTGGTTCATCTAG
- the recO gene encoding DNA repair protein RecO, which translates to MIKSRAIVLHRFPYSDSSWIVKTLTEETGIESFILKGAKRKESPFRGALDPLSLSEVVFRQNPQKADGNGLQFVKEATLVSWRGNLRNNLMSQAIAQVMTEIIMRYAPQGVPLQDEFNLLNNALEELDTPTAGGEPLPDIFARFLLDISDLWGYHLDLGTCSRCERELTEPAGDFHPETMGLICKGCLGCDTPRAKPQTLAGLWMLHHRQGAALTDQRQFVENALLAYLRNHMGFLKELNSLQWLQEIRKLCSPQMT; encoded by the coding sequence ATGATAAAGTCACGAGCCATTGTTCTGCACAGATTCCCGTATAGCGATTCCAGCTGGATCGTCAAGACGCTGACAGAAGAAACCGGCATCGAGTCTTTTATCCTCAAGGGAGCCAAGCGTAAGGAATCCCCCTTCAGGGGAGCCTTGGATCCGCTGTCCCTCAGCGAAGTGGTCTTCAGGCAGAATCCGCAAAAGGCCGATGGAAACGGACTTCAGTTTGTCAAGGAGGCAACCCTCGTCAGCTGGCGTGGAAACCTCCGGAACAACCTCATGAGTCAAGCCATCGCACAGGTCATGACCGAGATCATCATGCGATACGCCCCCCAGGGCGTTCCCCTGCAAGATGAGTTCAACCTGCTGAACAACGCCCTGGAGGAACTGGATACACCAACCGCAGGCGGCGAGCCCCTCCCGGATATATTCGCCAGGTTCCTGCTGGATATAAGCGACCTGTGGGGCTATCATCTTGACTTGGGAACCTGCAGCCGATGCGAGCGGGAACTTACCGAACCCGCCGGGGACTTCCATCCGGAAACTATGGGCCTGATATGCAAGGGTTGTCTCGGGTGCGACACGCCTCGCGCAAAGCCACAGACTCTGGCCGGCCTCTGGATGCTCCATCATCGTCAGGGTGCAGCCCTAACAGACCAGCGGCAATTTGTGGAGAACGCCCTCCTGGCCTACCTCAGGAACCACATGGGCTTTTTAAAAGAACTTAATTCGTTGCAATGGCTACAGGAGATAAGAAAGCTATGCTCACCGCAAATGACATAA
- the panB gene encoding 3-methyl-2-oxobutanoate hydroxymethyltransferase, with product MLTANDIKQKKIRGEKVSMITAYDFAFAQMAEAAGVDQILVGDSLANTMLGYKSTREVGMNEMLIFTAAVCRGAPNTHVVADMPYQSYDTPAQALENAKRFLDVGATSVKLEGIIPGVYEILRENGIEICAHHGLLPQTAENFKQKGQTDKEAKAILEASLLADKAGCFEIVLEHIPEALGTSITQQVKAVTIGIGGGKFTDGQVLVMHDALGMHNRKIPPFATKFADLYSAGVEGMRQYVNHVNGK from the coding sequence ATGCTCACCGCAAATGACATAAAGCAAAAAAAGATCCGGGGCGAAAAGGTATCCATGATTACCGCCTATGATTTCGCCTTTGCCCAAATGGCAGAAGCCGCCGGTGTAGACCAGATTCTCGTAGGAGACAGCCTGGCCAACACCATGCTTGGATACAAGAGCACTCGCGAAGTCGGCATGAACGAAATGCTCATCTTTACTGCAGCTGTATGTCGCGGTGCCCCTAATACCCACGTGGTGGCCGACATGCCCTACCAAAGCTACGACACCCCCGCCCAGGCTCTGGAAAACGCAAAGCGATTCCTTGACGTAGGCGCCACTTCCGTCAAGCTGGAAGGCATCATCCCAGGCGTATACGAAATCCTCCGCGAAAACGGCATCGAGATTTGCGCCCATCACGGACTTCTGCCCCAGACCGCAGAAAACTTCAAGCAAAAAGGTCAGACCGACAAAGAAGCCAAAGCCATTCTGGAAGCAAGTCTTCTGGCCGACAAGGCCGGCTGCTTTGAAATCGTGCTGGAACATATCCCCGAAGCCCTTGGAACTTCCATTACCCAGCAGGTAAAGGCGGTCACCATCGGAATTGGCGGAGGCAAGTTCACCGATGGCCAGGTTCTTGTGATGCACGACGCCCTAGGCATGCATAACCGTAAGATTCCGCCTTTTGCAACCAAGTTTGCCGACCTGTACAGCGCCGGCGTAGAAGGCATGCGCCAATACGTCAACCACGTCAATGGGAAATAG